From the Fibrobacter sp. UWEL genome, the window GCTACGCCAGGAGTATTCAGTGAGGAAGATGTGCAAGGCGCTAGGAATGCCTCAGTGTTCCTACTATCAGTGGTCAAGGCAAGAATCCAAGAGAAATCAAAGGCGGCAGCGTGAAGCCGCCCTCGTGCAGACGGTCCGCAGCGTATTCGAGGAATACTTCTGCATCTACGGCTGCACAAAGCTCCTGAGGGAACTGAACGACCGTTCCGTAGACATCAACGAGTACAAACTACGCCGTATCATGCGCGAGAACGGCCTCTACTCCGTCGTGGTGAAGAAGTTCAAGCCTTACAGGCCGGGCAAGAGCGACGGGATGTATGCGCAGAACTTGCTACAACGTAATTTCGCACCGTTCGGCCTGAACCAGTACTGGTGTGGCGATATCACGTATATCCGTACTAACCTCGGCTGGGTTTACCTGGCCGTGGTCCTGGATTTATTCAACAAGGAAGTCATCGGGTATGCCATCAGCAAGAATATCGATACAGAACTGGTGAAGGAAGCCCTTGGCAACGCCGTGGTTAACCGCGGCAAGCACGAGAACCTCGTTTTCCACT encodes:
- a CDS encoding IS3 family transposase — its product is MRKMCKALGMPQCSYYQWSRQESKRNQRRQREAALVQTVRSVFEEYFCIYGCTKLLRELNDRSVDINEYKLRRIMRENGLYSVVVKKFKPYRPGKSDGMYAQNLLQRNFAPFGLNQYWCGDITYIRTNLGWVYLAVVLDLFNKEVIGYAISKNIDTELVKEALGNAVVNRGKHENLVFHSDRGTQYSSRGYRNMLNDFGIEPSMSAPGCPYDNAAMESFFASLKKELIYRRTYAGMDEVREDIFKYIELFYNRKRLHSSLGYMSPVAYRLQKLSA